The proteins below come from a single Papaver somniferum cultivar HN1 chromosome 11, ASM357369v1, whole genome shotgun sequence genomic window:
- the LOC113323692 gene encoding dehydration-responsive element-binding protein 1B-like has translation MNLEQYFDEYSVSSSSQSSSSADQNCSSESNETSSSTSSMRQIVSSHKKTSGRKKFKETRHPIYRGVRERKNDKWVCEVREPNSKSRIWLGTHSTPEMAARAYDVAAIALRGKSAPLNFEDSLWLLPRAKSSSAKDIQLAVAEASRTFPFPTCKKSSPETKKSQKSVTSRLSKRPAETTEKTLDSLSTTATFFDEEALYNMPTMIASMAEGMLLDPPQDGYYYDDVDCSLWSE, from the coding sequence ATGAATCTTGAGCAATATTTTGATGAGTATTCGGTTTCATCATCTTCACAGTCATCGTCAAGTGCAGATCAAAATTGTAGCTCAGAATCAAATGAGACTTCATCATCTACGTCGTCAATGCGGCAAATAGTATCATCACATAAGAAAACATCTGGAAGGAAGAAATTTAAAGAAACTAGACATCCAATTTACAGAGGAGTAAGGGAGAGGAAAAATGATAAATGGGTTTGTGAAGTTAGAGAACCCAATAGCAAATCAAGAATCTGGCTCGGAACTCATTCAACACCTGAAATGGCAGCTAGAGCTTATGATGTTGCTGCAATAGCACTTCGGGGGAAATCAGCTCCCTTAAATTTCGAAGATTCTTTATGGCTCTTACCTCGTGCAAAATCATCATCCGCTAAAGATATTCAATTAGCAGTTGCAGAAGCCTCGCGCACATTTCCATTCCCTACTTGTAAAAAGTCATCACCGGAAACAAAGAAATCACAGAAGTCTGTTACATCAAGATTATCCAAACGGCCGGCGGAAACTACCGAGAAAACCTTAGACAGTCTTTCGACAACGGCGACGTTTTTTGACGAAGAAGCGTTGTATAATATGCCAACGATGATCGCCAGCATGGCAGAGGGGATGTTACTTGATCCACCACAAGATGGTTACTATTATGATGACGTGGACTGCAGCTTGTGGAGTGAATAG
- the LOC113323994 gene encoding uncharacterized protein LOC113323994 yields the protein MDVPECGKHGEDPYACDIPDDIIDESLDEWRFRLDFVKLKFEVVESALRQQWKTKGTNVVMSKLENVSFRALKSDFGDVRIQLQNVEEEVVNVALNFDRQPDDILLLDTLNPSGVIVTTQKEISEILVEHFENKFKKKEVVFAADLFDIVPRVINDEDNKLLDVVPTSEEIKSAVFKMDPDSAHGPDRMGVMINKVVSPQQGAFIKGRNIQNQIVLASELNNEMETTKRGGNSTKISVMVSGGPAGYFSIGRVLKQGDPLSPILFVLLKMY from the exons ATGGATGTTCCTGAGTGTGGAAAACACGGTGAAGATCCATATGCATGTGACATTCCTGATGATATTATCGATGAAAGCTTGGATGAATGGAGATTTAGACTAGATTTTGTTAAATTGAAATTTGAGGTTGTTGAATCTGCTTTGAGACAACAGtggaaaaccaaag GAACAAATGTTGTCATGTCAAAACTTGAAAATGTTTCTTTCAGAGCTTTAAAA TCTGATTTTGGGGATGTTAGAATTCAACTGCAAAATGTTGAGGAGGAAGTAGTAAATGTTGCTTTAAATTTTGACAGACAACCAGATGATATCTTATTATTAGATACACTT AATCCATCTGGTGTCATTGTTACAACTCAAAAGGAAATTTCTGAAATTCTTGTTGAGCATTTTGAGAATAAATTCAAAAAGAAGGAAGTGGTTTTTGCTGCTGATTTATTTGACATTGTTCCTAGAGTAATAAATGATGAAGACAACAAGCTTCTTGATGTTGTTCCTACAAGTGAAGAGATTAAAAGTGCAGTTTTTAAAATGGATCCAGATAGTGCCCATGGACCAGATAG AATGGGTGTTATGATTAATAAAGTAGTTTCTCCACAACAAGGGGCTTTCATCAAAGGGAGAAACATACAGAACCAGATTGTTTTAGCTTCTGAACTAAATAATGAAATGGAAACCACAAAAAGGGGTGGAAAT TCCACTAAAATCTCTGTAATGGTTAGTGGTGGCCCAGCTGGCTATTTCTCAATTGGTAGAGTTTTGAAGCAGGGTGATCCTTTGTCACCaattttatttgttttgctcAAGATGTATTAA